The Ketobacter sp. MCCC 1A13808 DNA segment TTTCATGCCTTGAACAATGGAAAGGTCACAATCTTTGTCGTAATAAACTTGCATGGGGATTCCTCTATGTATTAATGCTGTGTATTCAATTATTAAAGAGTCAGAATCTTATCGCCGCGGGCAATACCCGAAACACCGGAACGAACCACTTCCAGAATGGAAGCTTCACCGACGGATTCGACAAACGCATCCAGCTTATCGCTGGCACCGGTCAGTTGAACGGTATAAACCGAGCTGGTGACATCCACGATCTGACCACGAAATATATCGGTAGTACGCTTGATCTCGGCACGCTGTGCGCCAGTTGCTTTTAGTTTCACCAACATAAGCTCGCGCTCAATGTGCGCACCTTCACTGAGATCAACCAATTTAACCACTTCTATCAACTTATTTAGTTGTTTAGTGATTTGTTCTATGACCCGGTCGGATCCTGTAGTCGTCAACGTCAGCCGGGACAAAGTTGGATCATTGGTGGGTGCAACACACAGGCTTTCGATGTTGTAACCACGCTGGGAAAACAAACCTACCACTCTGGACAGTGCGCCAGGCTCATTCTCCATCAGGATTGAAATAATACGTCGCATGATCAGGTACGCTCCGTTTTGCTAAGCCACATGTCACGCATGGAGCCTTCTTTTATCTGCATGGGATATACATGCTCATTGGGATCGACGTTGATATCCAGAAACACCAAACGATCTTTCAATGCAAACGCCCGCTCCATTGCCTCGTCCAACTGTTCAGGCTTGGTCACCTTGATACCGACGTGCCCATAGGATTCAGTCAATTTCACAAAATCCGGCAGAGACTCTTCGTACGTAGAGCTTGAGTGACGTCCCTGATATTGCATGTCCTGCCATTGGCGCACCATACCCAATGCCTGGTTGTTCAGATTGACAATTTTCACCGGGAAATTGTATTGCAGGCAGGTGGACAGCTCCTGGATATTCATCTGGATACTGCCTTCACCTGTTACACACGCCACGGTACGCTCAGGAAACG contains these protein-coding regions:
- the ilvN gene encoding acetolactate synthase small subunit translates to MRRIISILMENEPGALSRVVGLFSQRGYNIESLCVAPTNDPTLSRLTLTTTGSDRVIEQITKQLNKLIEVVKLVDLSEGAHIERELMLVKLKATGAQRAEIKRTTDIFRGQIVDVTSSVYTVQLTGASDKLDAFVESVGEASILEVVRSGVSGIARGDKILTL